One Deinococcus reticulitermitis genomic region harbors:
- a CDS encoding [LysW]-aminoadipate kinase, translating to MIVVKVGGSSGIDYDAVCRDLAGRWKAGERFVLVHGGSGETNRVAEALGHPPKFVTSPSGYTSRFTDRATLEIFEMVYCGKMNKGIVERLQRLGVNAVGLSGLDGRIFEGKHKDSVRSVEGGKVKVLRGDHTGTVEKVNTGLIELLLGAGYLPVLTPPAASYEGVAINVDGDRAAAALAVALKAEALLLLSNVPGLLRAYPDESSLIREIPAGDVEAYLDFAQDRMKKKVLGAAEAVAGGVGRVVFGDARAGEPVSAALAGQGTVVS from the coding sequence ATGATCGTGGTGAAGGTGGGCGGCAGCAGCGGAATCGATTACGACGCGGTGTGTAGGGACCTGGCAGGGCGCTGGAAAGCCGGCGAGCGGTTCGTTCTCGTGCACGGCGGCAGCGGCGAGACCAACCGCGTGGCCGAAGCGCTGGGGCACCCGCCGAAGTTCGTGACGAGCCCGAGCGGCTACACCTCGCGCTTTACCGACCGCGCCACCCTGGAGATTTTCGAGATGGTGTACTGCGGCAAGATGAACAAGGGCATCGTGGAGCGCCTTCAGCGCCTCGGCGTGAACGCAGTGGGCCTCTCCGGGCTCGATGGGCGCATCTTTGAGGGCAAGCACAAGGACTCGGTGCGTTCGGTGGAGGGCGGCAAGGTGAAGGTGCTGCGCGGCGACCATACCGGCACCGTCGAGAAGGTGAACACCGGGCTGATCGAACTGCTGCTCGGCGCGGGCTACCTGCCGGTCCTCACGCCCCCTGCCGCGAGCTACGAGGGCGTGGCGATCAATGTGGACGGCGACCGGGCCGCCGCCGCGCTGGCCGTCGCCCTGAAGGCCGAGGCGCTGCTGCTGCTCTCCAACGTGCCGGGGCTGCTGCGCGCCTACCCGGATGAAAGCAGCCTGATCCGCGAGATTCCGGCGGGCGACGTGGAGGCGTACCTCGACTTCGCCCAGGACCGCATGAAAAAGAAGGTGCTCGGCGCCGCCGAAGCGGTGGCCGGGGGCGTCGGGCGCGTGGTCTTCGGAGACGCCCGCGCCGGCGAGCCGGTGTCGGCGGCGCTCGCCGGGCAGGGCACGGTGGTGAGCTGA
- a CDS encoding GNAT family N-acetyltransferase: MNPTPETHTPGLPGLTLREAGPDDLGTLAHLLSASNPDHPQTAQGLAHHLGALREHPLRPLVRHWLTERGGEALGLAELVQYPGMFHPDRYHADVQVLPAARGRGVGRWLTEHLERELAARGAREVLAGAYETAAPALGLLRRSGFEEALRYFDNVLDLSGFDAAHWSAQATLPAGVRAVTLADLSAQWGEEAARRAMFGAVREIREDVPRPGAATEIRYEDFAHRLSGPDFFPQGVLLAVTEPEDPATPGEVVALSELFRSEAGPQRLDTGLTGTRRAWRRRGLALALKVRALALARELGAREVWTGNATSNAPMLSLNTRLGFRPRPAWIEFRRGQVED; this comes from the coding sequence ATGAATCCGACGCCTGAGACCCACACGCCCGGCCTCCCCGGCCTGACCCTGCGTGAAGCCGGGCCGGACGACCTCGGGACCCTCGCCCACCTCCTGAGCGCGTCCAACCCCGACCATCCCCAGACGGCGCAGGGGCTCGCGCACCACCTCGGCGCGCTGCGTGAGCATCCGCTGCGGCCCCTCGTGCGCCACTGGCTTACCGAACGGGGTGGGGAGGCGCTGGGCCTCGCCGAACTCGTGCAGTACCCCGGCATGTTCCACCCGGACCGCTACCACGCCGACGTGCAGGTGCTGCCGGCAGCGCGTGGACGCGGCGTCGGCAGGTGGCTGACGGAGCACCTGGAGCGCGAGCTGGCGGCGCGCGGCGCCCGTGAGGTGCTTGCCGGCGCCTACGAGACGGCGGCGCCGGCGCTCGGCCTGCTGCGGCGCTCGGGCTTTGAGGAGGCGCTGCGGTATTTCGACAACGTGCTCGACCTCAGCGGGTTCGACGCGGCCCACTGGAGCGCCCAGGCAACGCTGCCGGCGGGGGTCCGGGCCGTGACCCTGGCCGACCTGAGCGCGCAGTGGGGTGAGGAGGCCGCACGCCGGGCGATGTTCGGGGCGGTCCGCGAGATCCGGGAAGATGTGCCGCGCCCCGGCGCCGCCACCGAGATTCGTTACGAGGACTTCGCGCACCGCCTGAGCGGCCCCGACTTCTTCCCGCAGGGCGTACTGCTCGCGGTGACGGAGCCTGAAGACCCCGCGACGCCAGGGGAAGTGGTGGCCCTCTCCGAACTCTTCCGCTCGGAGGCCGGCCCGCAGCGGCTCGATACTGGCCTGACCGGCACCCGGCGGGCGTGGCGGCGCCGGGGCCTCGCGCTCGCGCTCAAGGTGCGGGCGCTGGCGCTCGCCCGTGAACTCGGCGCCCGCGAGGTCTGGACCGGCAACGCCACGAGCAACGCACCGATGCTGAGCCTGAATACCCGCCTCGGCTTCCGGCCCCGCCCGGCGTGGATCGAGTTTCGCCGGGGCCAGGTGGAGGACTGA
- a CDS encoding arginase, whose product MLLSIDWDAFSGTRELVFDAPIWGTRDRDSDRLEAWRERARKRGAQAESAGWAALDADFPLFPGWERLRAYAGVPAWITLSHADAWAWLERFPGEDVLNVDSHHDLVSFSGDGARLRPGNWAGLGLRAGLIRRYTCAYPAWHAGLPVAEGFDLARTWEELTPRLSPELAARVTLGRDLPWPEPSEVRALLLVQSPAWCSPAHDPALFALGRALQAIPLHAPLSRPWLPGD is encoded by the coding sequence GTGCTGCTGAGCATCGACTGGGACGCCTTTTCCGGTACCCGCGAACTCGTCTTCGACGCGCCGATCTGGGGCACGCGCGACCGCGACTCTGACCGGTTGGAGGCGTGGCGTGAGCGGGCCAGAAAACGCGGCGCCCAGGCGGAAAGCGCAGGCTGGGCCGCGCTCGACGCCGATTTTCCCCTCTTCCCCGGCTGGGAGCGGCTGCGGGCCTACGCGGGCGTGCCGGCCTGGATCACCCTCAGCCACGCCGACGCCTGGGCTTGGCTGGAGCGCTTTCCCGGCGAGGACGTGCTCAACGTCGACTCGCACCACGACCTCGTGAGTTTCAGCGGCGACGGCGCGCGCCTGCGGCCCGGCAACTGGGCCGGGCTGGGGCTGCGCGCGGGCCTCATCCGGCGTTACACCTGCGCCTATCCCGCCTGGCACGCCGGATTGCCGGTTGCCGAGGGCTTCGACCTGGCGCGCACCTGGGAGGAGCTGACCCCGCGCCTCTCCCCGGAGCTGGCCGCGCGGGTGACGCTCGGGCGCGACCTGCCCTGGCCTGAGCCAAGTGAGGTGCGGGCGTTGCTGCTCGTGCAGTCACCGGCCTGGTGCAGTCCCGCGCACGACCCGGCGCTCTTCGCCCTCGGGCGGGCCTTGCAGGCCATCCCCTTGCACGCCCCTCTGTCGCGGCCCTGGCTGCCGGGGGACTGA
- a CDS encoding serine/threonine-protein kinase: MTPSALTLPDFRLLRPLGRGDTSQVSLAQDPSGREVALKLPLPHTLAVHEAAERFGNEVRLTLRLRHPHLVRGYAGVPFGPGAFLALEYYPDGTLSEVLSQRGSALSPRGRLQILADLASALTFLHGLGAVHQDVKPQNVYVAGGRAALGDLGSAYFATQGSKVSGSPYYMAPEIYHGEASSGASDVYSLAITAYELLTGARPFGGRSYEELMVAHLTRFPTPLAHTCPDLPRPLTRLIEQAFAKGAQDRPPAAELRRALLLSLGEPPEEEAPLAPAGPDPAEARPTGRHTPKPEPAATPPAAESAPSGRRWNPFKRRHGR, encoded by the coding sequence GTGACCCCGTCTGCCCTGACCCTGCCCGATTTCCGCCTGCTGCGCCCACTCGGACGCGGCGACACCTCGCAGGTGAGCCTGGCTCAGGACCCCAGTGGGCGCGAGGTCGCCCTCAAGCTCCCGCTGCCCCACACCCTCGCGGTTCATGAAGCCGCTGAGCGCTTCGGCAACGAGGTGCGCCTCACGCTGCGGCTGCGTCACCCTCACCTCGTGCGGGGATACGCGGGCGTGCCGTTTGGGCCCGGCGCCTTTCTCGCGCTCGAGTATTACCCGGACGGGACCTTGAGTGAGGTGCTGTCGCAGCGGGGCAGCGCCCTGTCTCCACGCGGGCGGTTGCAGATTCTTGCTGATCTCGCCTCGGCGCTGACCTTTTTGCATGGGCTCGGAGCCGTTCACCAGGACGTCAAACCGCAGAACGTGTATGTCGCCGGAGGGCGCGCGGCCCTGGGCGACCTCGGCAGCGCTTATTTCGCTACCCAGGGCAGCAAGGTGAGCGGCAGCCCCTACTATATGGCTCCCGAGATCTACCACGGAGAGGCGAGCAGCGGCGCAAGCGACGTCTACAGCTTGGCCATAACCGCCTACGAGCTGCTGACCGGTGCCCGCCCCTTCGGAGGCCGTTCCTACGAGGAGCTGATGGTGGCGCACCTTACGCGCTTTCCCACCCCGCTCGCCCACACCTGCCCCGACTTGCCGCGCCCGTTGACCCGGCTGATCGAGCAGGCGTTTGCCAAGGGCGCCCAGGACCGCCCACCCGCCGCCGAACTGCGCCGGGCGCTGCTCCTCAGCCTGGGCGAGCCGCCAGAAGAGGAGGCCCCGCTGGCTCCGGCGGGGCCCGACCCGGCCGAGGCACGGCCCACCGGGCGCCATACCCCCAAGCCGGAGCCTGCCGCGACACCGCCCGCTGCGGAGTCGGCTCCTTCAGGCCGCAGGTGGAATCCTTTCAAGCGGCGTCACGGGCGCTGA